One genomic region from uncultured Cohaesibacter sp. encodes:
- a CDS encoding AsmA-like C-terminal region-containing protein, which translates to MANRSDTPPDPDLSPEQQPADQSSASAPASHSRKKRRIAVFFGVFVLLLLVLLGGAVLRLSYAPVSISSFRGEIEDLVAQKLPAGQTLKMKDVLIGLSDRWRLSLQLTNVQLSDEAEVLFSAPKIDLEVGLLALMHREIRARNVNILSMKVKVRRDRKGRLLIAGQDPSRLSDGASPADSLYDPVDPQFVSVLNSVRRAIKPLADDDLNNRPPQILIRNTEISFRDELIGKEKTYENVAFAYNPQGEDDNLWRIDFAYDGQHGRIHSAMAEVPITTSEDQDAGRSIQLVFENISLSDILPRFTGDNKNFSFSSAFAGRAQLDFDEADSLSGMRVLLDVGEGLMEFGEKDDAYLDSATFRLDWLPEERELRLINSHVLFGETGGNFLGRAIWPDTTTGNIVVQLQGNDLKLAARDNPYPSRMLQTLSLQTRIDRQTGVATVDDIRMVAEEGSVTGSGTISSVDGELALNMGFDISEMPYDLLLHMWPVNIANGARKWLLKNLEGGITTGGHFDLALTESMLKRNEEGRLILPDDAVHGTFGFKNAKLAPFGELPPGEDLSGEGIVTGRTFQTSIDTGRFVTKTGRQFPVGKGRFEIPDHSQKPATGVLVLEGEGDAVAFGEIIDSDPINSLKNEGQKASDLSGTASAKVRLSFPFIKPLKLEDVDYDAQITLKGAASTKPLRGHLVSDADVEINTDGKRMDIKGLAVIDGIKAALDLTSSSDGSVVSSSSFDLALMDADRSKLGLGLEEWLRGPVSVRATQSGDRPKLTKVTADLTKAELDLTVLGWSKKPNVRGSAAFDLIDEGDHFAVENLVISGDGFDADGSLSIDKDDGLQSLKVDNLALSRGDRLSIDVVRSGKGPYRVDVNGDVLDLRGKLMRSPFVGKSSDGESNGGDVLLNAKIKRVIGLSGHAISGLTASAKLENGLITQIDARGMLDGTSPIDVTTKQEAFPTVHLDARDAGDFLRFLGAIDRVVGGRLALSVALRKGLETISGSVLLKDFKMSGEVERRQSSRSTTQSVDSQFDSFSVQFSGENGVFGIGRGMLKGPVLGATVDGSIDMKTRSLNLSGTYIPAYKVNNIFSRLPIIGRALGNRKNEGLLGITYVVKGDMANPTLIVNPASLLAPGALRKMFEF; encoded by the coding sequence TTGGCTAATCGCTCAGATACGCCACCGGATCCGGATCTCTCGCCAGAGCAGCAACCCGCTGACCAAAGCTCCGCATCCGCTCCTGCCTCTCATTCCAGAAAGAAACGGCGGATTGCAGTCTTCTTTGGCGTGTTCGTGCTCCTCTTGCTTGTTCTTCTCGGCGGAGCTGTGCTCAGGCTGTCTTATGCTCCCGTTTCTATCAGTAGCTTCCGGGGGGAAATTGAAGATCTCGTTGCGCAAAAGCTTCCTGCCGGGCAAACCCTGAAGATGAAGGACGTGCTCATCGGACTTTCCGATCGCTGGCGCCTTTCCCTGCAATTGACGAACGTTCAGCTTAGCGATGAAGCTGAAGTCCTTTTTTCTGCACCCAAGATTGATTTGGAAGTAGGGCTTCTTGCTCTGATGCACAGGGAAATTCGCGCGCGGAATGTCAATATTTTGAGCATGAAGGTCAAGGTGCGGCGCGATCGGAAAGGGCGACTTTTGATTGCCGGTCAAGATCCCAGTCGGTTGAGCGATGGGGCTTCCCCGGCGGATAGCCTTTATGATCCCGTCGACCCACAATTCGTGTCTGTCCTCAATTCGGTACGCCGCGCCATCAAGCCACTGGCCGATGATGACCTTAATAACCGGCCTCCTCAGATTCTTATTCGCAACACGGAAATATCCTTCCGCGATGAGTTGATCGGCAAGGAAAAGACTTACGAGAATGTAGCCTTCGCCTACAATCCTCAAGGTGAGGATGACAATCTCTGGCGCATTGATTTCGCCTATGACGGACAGCATGGCCGCATTCACTCGGCGATGGCCGAAGTGCCGATTACCACGTCAGAGGATCAGGACGCTGGGCGTTCTATTCAACTGGTGTTTGAAAATATCTCATTGTCGGATATTTTGCCGCGCTTTACAGGCGATAACAAGAATTTCAGTTTCAGTTCTGCATTTGCGGGTCGGGCACAGCTGGATTTTGATGAAGCTGATAGTCTTTCGGGTATGAGAGTCTTGCTCGATGTTGGCGAGGGCCTCATGGAGTTTGGTGAAAAGGACGATGCCTATCTCGATAGTGCCACTTTCCGTCTGGACTGGTTGCCCGAAGAGCGAGAACTCCGACTAATCAACAGTCATGTGCTTTTTGGAGAAACTGGAGGAAACTTTCTGGGGCGCGCCATATGGCCCGATACCACAACTGGTAACATAGTGGTGCAGTTGCAGGGCAATGATTTGAAACTGGCTGCTCGGGACAACCCTTATCCCAGTCGTATGCTCCAGACTCTTTCCCTTCAAACCCGTATAGATCGCCAGACGGGCGTAGCAACCGTTGATGATATTCGCATGGTTGCTGAGGAGGGCAGCGTTACGGGATCTGGCACCATATCATCCGTTGATGGTGAGTTGGCGCTCAATATGGGCTTTGATATTTCTGAGATGCCCTATGATCTTCTGTTGCATATGTGGCCGGTCAACATTGCCAACGGGGCACGCAAATGGTTGCTGAAAAATCTTGAGGGTGGCATTACAACCGGCGGTCATTTTGACCTTGCCCTAACTGAGAGCATGCTCAAGCGCAATGAAGAGGGGCGGCTCATCCTGCCTGATGATGCGGTGCATGGCACATTCGGCTTCAAGAATGCCAAGCTTGCGCCCTTTGGCGAGTTGCCACCGGGAGAGGATCTTTCGGGTGAGGGCATCGTGACAGGGCGCACATTCCAGACTTCCATAGATACCGGACGGTTTGTAACCAAAACGGGACGCCAGTTTCCGGTGGGTAAAGGCCGGTTCGAGATTCCCGATCATTCGCAAAAGCCCGCGACTGGGGTGCTCGTTCTGGAAGGCGAAGGGGATGCGGTTGCCTTTGGCGAGATCATTGATAGTGATCCGATCAACAGCTTGAAGAATGAAGGGCAAAAGGCGTCCGATTTGAGCGGCACAGCAAGTGCGAAGGTCCGCTTGAGCTTCCCGTTCATCAAACCCTTGAAGCTGGAAGATGTTGATTATGATGCGCAGATAACCCTGAAGGGGGCAGCCAGCACCAAGCCTTTGCGGGGGCATTTGGTTTCCGATGCAGATGTAGAGATCAATACGGACGGAAAGCGCATGGATATCAAAGGGCTTGCTGTCATTGATGGCATTAAGGCTGCCCTTGATCTGACCTCTTCATCCGATGGATCGGTCGTATCCTCTTCCAGCTTTGATCTCGCGTTGATGGATGCCGACCGAAGCAAATTGGGTCTTGGTCTTGAAGAGTGGCTGCGTGGTCCGGTCTCGGTGCGGGCCACCCAGAGTGGGGATAGACCCAAGCTGACCAAGGTGACCGCTGATCTTACGAAGGCTGAATTGGATCTGACCGTTCTGGGCTGGAGCAAGAAGCCTAATGTTCGTGGCAGTGCGGCGTTTGATCTGATTGATGAAGGAGACCATTTTGCGGTCGAGAATCTTGTCATCTCTGGCGATGGTTTTGATGCCGATGGCTCTTTGTCGATTGACAAGGATGACGGTTTGCAGTCTCTCAAGGTCGACAATCTGGCACTTAGTCGGGGCGATCGGCTGAGCATTGATGTGGTAAGAAGCGGGAAGGGGCCTTACCGTGTCGATGTGAATGGCGATGTGCTGGATTTGCGTGGAAAGTTGATGAGAAGTCCCTTTGTTGGCAAGTCATCAGATGGCGAGTCGAATGGGGGGGATGTCCTTCTGAATGCCAAGATCAAGCGCGTAATCGGATTGTCGGGCCATGCCATTTCCGGGCTGACGGCATCCGCAAAGCTTGAAAATGGTTTGATCACTCAGATCGATGCGCGTGGGATGCTGGATGGAACCAGTCCGATTGATGTTACCACCAAACAGGAAGCCTTTCCAACGGTCCATCTGGATGCTCGGGATGCTGGCGATTTTTTACGCTTCTTGGGGGCTATCGATCGTGTGGTGGGTGGGCGACTGGCCCTGTCTGTTGCCCTGAGGAAAGGGTTGGAGACAATATCCGGGTCTGTCCTCCTTAAAGATTTCAAGATGAGTGGCGAGGTTGAAAGGCGCCAGTCATCGCGTTCCACGACCCAGAGCGTTGATAGTCAGTTTGACTCCTTTTCGGTGCAGTTCTCTGGTGAAAATGGTGTGTTTGGTATTGGTCGAGGTATGCTCAAGGGGCCTGTGTTGGGAGCGACGGTTGACGGCTCCATCGACATGAAAACTCGTAGTTTAAACCTGTCAGGTACTTATATTCCCGCCTATAAGGTGAATAATATCTTCAGTCGCTTGCCGATTATCGGCAGGGCTCTTGGTAACAGGAAGAATGAAGGTTTGCTGGGGATCACCTATGTTGTCAAAGGTGATATGGCGAACCCGACATTGATTGTTAATCCAGCTTCGCTGCTGGCGCCGGGGGCGTTGCGCAAGATGTTTGAATTCTAG
- the tyrS gene encoding tyrosine--tRNA ligase, whose translation MTAFKSEFLHTLSERGFIHQCSDPEGLDKLFSTETVTAYVGYDCTAPSVHVGNLVSMMILHWMQKTGHRPIALMGGGTTMVGDPSGRDETRQLLTPEKIQSNKESIREVFSKLLDFGDGPTDAVQEDNANWLLDLNYVEFLRDIGSRVSVNQMLARDSVRLRLEREQALSFLEFNYMLLQAYDYTQLNKRYGCRLQMGGSDQWGNIVSGIDLCRRLNNAECFALTVPLITKSDGSKMGKSVSGAIWLRGDMYSPYDYWQFWRNVSDADVGRFLRLYTTLPIDEIKRLEVLEGNELNEAKKILATEATALIHSRTDADNAAETAFKTFEAGQAAAANLPTIEVPESDLDAGIGILSAFVTAGLAKSNGEARRSIKGGALKLNDETVKDDSLALTKANLNEDGVIKLSMGKKKHVLLKLS comes from the coding sequence ATGACCGCCTTCAAATCCGAATTTCTTCACACTTTGAGTGAGCGTGGCTTCATTCACCAGTGTTCAGACCCGGAAGGGTTAGACAAACTCTTTAGCACGGAGACGGTTACTGCTTATGTGGGCTATGACTGCACGGCTCCTTCAGTTCATGTGGGCAACCTCGTTTCCATGATGATCCTGCACTGGATGCAGAAAACCGGCCATCGTCCCATCGCCCTCATGGGCGGCGGCACCACCATGGTTGGCGACCCGTCCGGCCGCGACGAGACCCGCCAGTTGCTGACCCCGGAAAAGATTCAGTCCAACAAGGAAAGCATCCGCGAAGTTTTCTCCAAGTTGCTCGACTTTGGCGATGGGCCAACCGACGCCGTACAGGAAGACAATGCCAACTGGCTGCTTGATCTCAACTATGTTGAATTCCTGCGCGACATTGGCTCCCGTGTATCGGTCAACCAGATGCTGGCCCGTGACTCTGTTCGTCTGCGCCTTGAGCGCGAGCAGGCCCTCAGCTTCCTCGAATTCAACTACATGCTTCTGCAGGCTTACGACTACACCCAGCTCAACAAGCGCTATGGCTGCCGCTTGCAGATGGGCGGCTCAGACCAGTGGGGCAACATTGTCTCCGGTATCGATCTCTGCCGCCGCCTCAACAATGCCGAATGCTTCGCACTCACCGTGCCGCTGATCACCAAATCCGACGGCTCCAAAATGGGCAAGTCCGTCTCTGGTGCCATCTGGCTACGCGGCGACATGTACAGCCCGTATGATTACTGGCAGTTCTGGCGCAATGTGTCCGACGCCGATGTTGGACGCTTCCTGCGGCTCTACACCACGCTACCGATTGACGAAATCAAGCGTCTGGAAGTGCTGGAAGGCAACGAACTCAACGAAGCCAAAAAAATTCTGGCGACCGAAGCAACCGCACTCATTCATAGCCGAACCGATGCAGACAATGCAGCCGAAACCGCCTTCAAGACATTCGAGGCCGGTCAGGCAGCTGCTGCCAACCTGCCAACAATCGAAGTGCCTGAGAGTGATCTGGACGCCGGCATTGGCATCCTCAGCGCATTTGTTACCGCAGGCCTTGCCAAATCCAACGGCGAAGCCCGACGCTCCATCAAGGGCGGCGCATTGAAGCTCAATGATGAAACCGTAAAGGATGACAGCCTGGCATTGACCAAGGCCAACCTTAATGAAGACGGTGTCATCAAGCTTTCCATGGGCAAGAAAAAGCATGTGCTCTTGAAGCTCTCCTGA
- the bcp gene encoding thioredoxin-dependent thiol peroxidase, which translates to MPDDIQKLEIGAQAPDFTLKTNGGGEITLSACLGKPVIVYFYPKDNTPGCTIEAVDFSSLSDDFAALGIQVIGISPDSVRKHDNFVEKHNLTICLASDPDQEICNAYGVWVEKKMYGKTYMGVERSTFLIDSEGKIARIWNKVKVKNHAPEVLDAAREL; encoded by the coding sequence ATGCCTGATGATATCCAAAAACTCGAAATTGGTGCACAAGCACCGGATTTTACCCTGAAGACAAACGGTGGCGGAGAGATCACGCTTAGCGCATGTTTGGGCAAACCAGTCATTGTCTATTTTTACCCCAAGGACAACACACCCGGCTGCACCATAGAAGCTGTGGACTTCAGCAGCCTGTCTGATGATTTTGCTGCCCTCGGTATACAGGTTATCGGCATCTCTCCCGATAGTGTGCGTAAGCATGACAATTTCGTCGAAAAGCATAATCTTACCATTTGTCTCGCTTCCGATCCGGATCAGGAAATATGTAATGCCTATGGCGTATGGGTTGAAAAGAAGATGTACGGGAAAACCTATATGGGAGTTGAGCGCAGCACCTTCCTTATCGATAGCGAAGGAAAAATCGCCCGGATTTGGAATAAGGTCAAAGTCAAAAATCACGCCCCCGAAGTTCTAGACGCGGCCCGCGAACTGTAA
- a CDS encoding anhydro-N-acetylmuramic acid kinase has translation MAKNEEKLSLAVGLMSGTSCDGVDAALIETDGEGQVRSIASAFRPYGEHEQALLRQALEDANGMKDRAARPGCLVEAEALVTKAHGEAVAQLLSQDAAKGIKPDVIGFHGQTVWHDPSAGVTVQIGNGQALANATKIPVVHDLRAADVAAGGQGAPLVPIYHRALQACSVIPLQQPLAIVNIGGVANITWISKDGSLTAFDSGPGNALINDWVFSKDGQPMDENGAIAARGTVDFLGLIGLMGNPYFRKPASKSLDRNAFDISPVAAMSLEDGAATLTAFTVETLCLGLEHMEIQEGEPAKMVVVCGGGQHNGYMMDQLGEALESPVMLAGDLGWNGDVLEAEAFGYLAVRSMRQLPLTFPGTTGVKQPQTGGVLSPPV, from the coding sequence ATGGCAAAAAATGAGGAAAAACTGTCGCTTGCGGTGGGGTTGATGAGCGGAACGTCCTGCGATGGCGTCGATGCAGCGCTTATCGAGACCGACGGAGAGGGGCAGGTGCGGTCCATAGCCTCGGCTTTTCGCCCCTATGGTGAGCATGAGCAAGCCTTGCTGCGGCAGGCTCTTGAAGATGCAAACGGTATGAAAGACCGGGCGGCGCGCCCCGGCTGTCTGGTGGAAGCTGAAGCTTTGGTCACCAAAGCGCATGGCGAAGCTGTGGCCCAGCTTCTGTCGCAGGATGCCGCCAAGGGGATCAAGCCTGATGTGATCGGCTTTCACGGGCAGACCGTCTGGCATGATCCTTCTGCTGGCGTGACGGTTCAGATTGGCAATGGGCAGGCGTTGGCGAATGCAACAAAGATTCCCGTCGTGCATGACTTGCGTGCTGCCGACGTCGCTGCCGGTGGTCAGGGCGCCCCGCTTGTGCCGATCTATCACAGGGCGCTTCAGGCCTGCAGTGTCATCCCATTGCAACAGCCCTTGGCGATAGTCAATATCGGCGGGGTGGCAAATATCACCTGGATCAGCAAGGATGGTTCTCTTACTGCCTTTGATAGCGGACCGGGCAATGCGCTCATCAATGACTGGGTGTTCAGCAAGGATGGGCAGCCGATGGATGAGAATGGCGCCATTGCCGCGCGTGGCACGGTTGACTTTCTCGGGCTGATTGGTCTGATGGGAAACCCCTATTTCAGGAAACCGGCTTCGAAATCGCTGGATCGCAATGCCTTCGACATTTCGCCTGTTGCGGCGATGTCTCTGGAAGACGGGGCGGCCACGCTGACTGCCTTTACCGTCGAAACGCTCTGTCTTGGACTAGAGCATATGGAGATCCAGGAAGGAGAACCGGCTAAGATGGTTGTTGTTTGCGGTGGCGGACAGCATAATGGCTATATGATGGATCAGTTGGGCGAGGCGCTGGAAAGCCCCGTTATGCTCGCTGGTGATCTCGGCTGGAATGGTGATGTGCTGGAGGCGGAAGCCTTCGGATATCTCGCGGTTCGGTCCATGCGGCAGCTGCCACTTACATTCCCCGGAACCACCGGGGTCAAGCAGCCGCAGACCGGTGGCGTGCTGTCACCACCGGTTTGA